One genomic window of Psychrobacillus sp. INOP01 includes the following:
- the ispD gene encoding 2-C-methyl-D-erythritol 4-phosphate cytidylyltransferase: MIYTVLLPAAGSGKRMGAGQNKLFLELRNIPILIHTLRVFDRDPNCEQIVLAVKKEEKIFIERLLKEYCITKVAAIAEGGDERQHSVYAALKAVTSKGIILVHDAARPFIHQEVIQQLVEAANTTGAAVAAVRAKDTMKKVEDGIIQETVNRESLWIIQTPQAFQYTLLEKAERLAEAANFLGTDEAMLVERLGEPVHIVESTYDNVKMTTREDLLYGEVILNKREEQ; this comes from the coding sequence ATGATATATACTGTTTTATTGCCAGCTGCAGGCAGTGGGAAACGAATGGGCGCTGGTCAAAATAAGTTATTTTTAGAACTACGTAATATTCCTATTTTGATACATACTTTACGAGTATTTGACAGAGATCCGAATTGTGAGCAAATAGTGTTGGCTGTGAAGAAAGAGGAAAAAATATTTATTGAACGGCTACTAAAAGAATATTGCATTACGAAGGTCGCTGCAATAGCAGAAGGTGGAGACGAGCGTCAGCATAGTGTATATGCAGCTTTAAAGGCTGTTACATCTAAAGGTATCATACTCGTTCATGATGCTGCACGACCATTTATTCATCAGGAAGTAATACAACAATTAGTGGAAGCTGCAAATACTACTGGAGCAGCTGTTGCGGCAGTTCGGGCAAAAGATACAATGAAAAAAGTAGAAGATGGTATAATCCAAGAAACGGTGAATCGAGAAAGCTTGTGGATTATTCAAACACCTCAAGCATTCCAGTATACATTATTAGAAAAAGCAGAAAGATTAGCGGAAGCGGCAAATTTTCTTGGAACAGATGAAGCGATGCTCGTGGAAAGATTAGGAGAGCCTGTTCATATTGTTGAAAGTACCTATGATAATGTGAAAATGACAACGAGGGAAGATCTTCTATATGGAGAAGTTATATTAAATAAGCGGGAGGAACAATAA
- the radA gene encoding DNA repair protein RadA, with protein MAKKKTKFMCNSCGYESAKWMGRCPGCGEWNTMVEETEIVSKGPKRSFQHSDGVAQKATPIISVVTAEEPRVTTDFAELNRVLGGGIVPGSLVLIGGDPGIGKSTLLLQVSALLANKGERVLYISGEESIRQTKLRAERLGVTSAELYIYSETNLELINETIESVEPKFVIVDSIQTVHHPEVTSAPGSVSQVRECTAELMRIAKTKNVAIFLVGHVTKEGQIAGPRILEHMVDTVLYFEGERHHTYRILRSQKNRFGSTNEIAIFEMIQSGLKEVLNPSELFLQERSHGAAGSAIVASMEGTRPILVEIQALVTQSSFNYPKRMATGIDQNRVSLLMAVLEKRMGLLLQTQDAYIKVAGGVKLDEPAIDLAVLVSIVSSFRDTGVTPTDCFIGEIGLTGEVRRVSRIEQRVQEAAKLGFKRAIVPASNLGGWDYPKGIQIIGIETVNEAMKEAFS; from the coding sequence ATGGCTAAAAAGAAAACGAAATTTATGTGTAACTCATGTGGTTATGAATCTGCAAAATGGATGGGAAGATGTCCTGGATGTGGAGAATGGAACACTATGGTAGAAGAAACTGAAATAGTATCCAAAGGTCCAAAACGCTCCTTTCAGCATTCGGACGGGGTAGCGCAGAAGGCTACCCCGATTATTTCAGTAGTAACAGCCGAAGAACCCCGGGTGACAACCGATTTTGCTGAATTGAATCGTGTTCTTGGTGGGGGTATTGTACCAGGATCGCTAGTGTTAATAGGGGGAGACCCGGGTATAGGAAAGTCTACTCTTCTTTTACAGGTTTCAGCTTTACTTGCCAATAAGGGAGAGCGAGTGCTATATATTTCGGGCGAGGAATCTATCCGTCAGACCAAGCTTCGTGCAGAACGTTTAGGGGTGACCTCAGCTGAGCTTTATATCTACTCAGAAACCAATTTAGAACTAATCAATGAAACTATTGAAAGTGTAGAGCCCAAATTTGTCATAGTGGACTCTATTCAAACTGTTCATCATCCAGAAGTGACTAGTGCACCAGGGAGTGTATCGCAAGTTAGAGAATGTACAGCAGAGCTTATGCGAATAGCCAAAACGAAAAATGTAGCAATCTTTTTAGTGGGACACGTAACGAAAGAAGGGCAAATTGCAGGCCCACGTATCTTGGAACATATGGTAGACACCGTATTGTATTTTGAAGGAGAACGTCACCATACGTATCGTATTTTAAGATCTCAGAAGAACCGTTTTGGCTCTACGAATGAAATTGCCATTTTTGAAATGATTCAATCTGGATTAAAAGAAGTGCTTAATCCGTCTGAATTATTTTTGCAGGAACGATCTCACGGAGCAGCGGGGTCCGCAATTGTTGCCTCTATGGAAGGTACCAGACCTATTTTAGTAGAGATTCAAGCGCTAGTGACTCAATCTAGCTTTAATTACCCGAAACGTATGGCTACTGGTATTGATCAAAACCGTGTTTCATTACTAATGGCGGTACTGGAAAAGAGAATGGGATTGCTGCTTCAAACGCAAGATGCTTATATAAAAGTTGCAGGTGGAGTAAAATTAGATGAACCTGCGATCGATTTAGCCGTCCTAGTAAGTATCGTCTCTAGTTTCCGGGATACAGGGGTTACACCAACAGACTGTTTTATCGGAGAAATCGGTTTAACTGGAGAAGTGAGAAGGGTGTCTAGGATTGAGCAGCGGGTGCAAGAGGCAGCGAAGCTTGGTTTTAAAAGAGCGATTGTTCCTGCATCTAATTTAGGTGGTTGGGATTATCCAAAAGGCATCCAAATTATAGGGATTGAAACAGTTAACGAAGCGATGAAAGAGGCATTTTCGTAA
- a CDS encoding PIN/TRAM domain-containing protein produces MLKWIIQIAFILIGGTLGLLFLPHLYELFNLSNNPWIHNPYVSVLVGAVLLYVAALFMTDYLVNFIKWMEERLLKAPIGDLLFGTLGLVIGLIVAFFLGSALNNIAIPGIGSVVPVLLSIVLGYLGFQVGFKKRDELLQVFTPSKQSSNKKKTVDEDNQELSLGTYKLLDTSVIIDGRISDISVTGFIEGVLVVPQFVLTELQHIADSSDTLKRTRGRRGLDVLKKLQTERASAVLIVEEDFEDIQEVDLKLVRLAKKMNGIVVTNDFNLNKVCDLHQVRVLNINDLANAVKPVVIPGEIMHVVVIKDGKEHNQGVAYLDDGTMIVVEGGKAYIGQAINVEVTSVLQTSAGRMIFAKPQDSK; encoded by the coding sequence TTGTTAAAATGGATTATTCAAATTGCGTTTATTTTAATTGGTGGAACATTGGGTTTACTATTCTTACCGCACTTATACGAGCTTTTTAATTTATCTAACAACCCTTGGATTCACAATCCTTATGTATCCGTTTTAGTTGGAGCAGTATTGTTATACGTGGCTGCATTATTTATGACCGATTACTTAGTTAACTTTATCAAGTGGATGGAAGAACGATTATTAAAAGCGCCAATTGGAGATTTGCTATTCGGAACGCTAGGATTGGTTATTGGATTAATCGTTGCCTTTTTCCTTGGTTCTGCGCTTAATAATATTGCTATACCGGGTATTGGATCGGTTGTGCCGGTACTATTGTCGATTGTTTTGGGATACTTAGGTTTCCAAGTTGGTTTTAAAAAGCGTGATGAACTTCTTCAGGTTTTTACTCCTTCCAAACAAAGTAGTAACAAAAAGAAAACAGTTGATGAGGATAACCAAGAATTGAGTTTAGGAACATATAAATTGTTAGATACTAGTGTTATTATCGATGGTCGTATTTCGGATATTTCGGTAACAGGATTTATCGAAGGCGTTCTTGTCGTTCCTCAATTTGTTTTGACGGAGTTACAGCATATTGCGGATTCCTCGGATACGCTTAAACGAACAAGAGGGCGCCGAGGGTTAGATGTATTGAAGAAACTACAAACGGAAAGAGCTTCTGCTGTACTAATCGTGGAAGAAGACTTCGAGGATATCCAAGAGGTTGATTTAAAGTTAGTTCGTCTAGCTAAAAAGATGAATGGAATCGTTGTAACGAATGACTTCAATCTAAACAAGGTTTGCGACCTGCATCAAGTGCGTGTTTTGAATATTAATGACTTGGCAAATGCAGTAAAACCGGTCGTTATTCCCGGGGAAATAATGCATGTTGTCGTTATTAAAGATGGTAAAGAACACAATCAGGGTGTCGCATATTTAGATGATGGAACGATGATCGTAGTGGAAGGCGGTAAGGCATATATTGGACAGGCGATAAACGTAGAGGTGACAAGTGTGCTTCAAACGTCGGCCGGTCGAATGATATTTGCAAAACCACAAGACTCGAAATAA